The segment CGGCTGACCATGAGGAACGAGCACACGTAAGCCATCGCCAACAAGCCCATGGGCTCGTAGGGGACCAGAGATTCCGGCAAGAACGGCACAAACAGGACGAAGGACGCCATGATACAGGCCTGAGCCGGAATGGGCAAACCGATGAAGAATTTCTTGGAGCTGGTGGATGAAGCCACGTTGAAACGTGCCAAACGGAGTGCTCCGCAAATCACGATCAGGAATGAGGCCATGAGCCCCAGCCGCCCGAAGGCATGCAGCTTCCAGAGATAGAGCATCACTCCCGGCGTCACACCGAAGGCCACCAGGTCGGCCAGAGAATCGAACTGCACGCCAAATTCACTGGCAGTGCCTGTCAGACGAGCGACTTTGCCGTCCAGCCCATCGAGCACCGCACTGACCAGAATAGCCAAGGCACAGGCTTCAAAGCGCCCGTCAATAGCCCACATGATGCCCAGGAACCCCGAAAACAGGCTTCCCGTGGTCAGCAAATTAGGGAGGATGTAGACTCCCTTATGGATGGGGCGTGGCTTTTCTTGGCTCATGATGGTGTCGTTCGTTCCTACTTTCTGCGGGCAAGGACAGTCTGTCCTGCAAATACTTGTTCGCCCACATGGACAGATACGTCATAGGCATCCGGCAAGTAAAGGTCAACCCTGGAGCCAAACTTGATCAGGCCGAATCGCTGGCCGCGCGCCAACTGATCGCCTTCCTCAGCCCAGCAAACGATGCGCCGGGCAATGAGGCCAGCGATCTGCACCACAGTCCAATCACCGCCTTCGATGCCACGGATGGACATGGCCAAGCGCTCGTTATCCTCGGAGGCCTTGTCCAGGGAGGCATTGAGGAATTTGCCCGGAAAATATTTGATGACTTCAACTTCGCCGTCAACCGGTGCGCGGTTCACGTGCACGCTGAAGACATTCATGAACACGCACACAACCTTGCGCTGCTTGCCGGTAATGGGGTCCTTGGCCATGCCGACCTTGCAGACCTTTCCATCCGCCGGACTAATGGCCATGCCCGGTCCCTTGGGTGCCACGCGCTCGGGGTCGCGGAAAAAATGCACCACAAAAAAAGTAAGCACGAACATCACTGCTGTTCCCGTGGCGCATTCCAGGAAGGCCAGGCTCAGGGTCAGCAGGGCGCACAGGGCGGCAAAGGGAACCCCTTCACGGGAGAATCCAAAGGATGGGCTTTTCATTATCGTTCTCCAACCCCGCTACAGCGGGCAGATTTCGTTGATGCGGCGCTCAAAATCTTCGCGGCCGACATAGTGGATGGCCTTCATGCCCCGGGCCTCGGCCCGGCGGATGTGCCCGCCGTGATCGTCGACAAACAGAGCGCGTTCCGGGGCAACCCCCAGAGCCAGGGTAAAATCATCAAACAAGGCAGGTTCCTTCTTGGTTCTGCCCGTGCGGTAGCTATTCCAGACCAGATCAAAATGTTGCAGCATGCCATGCTTGGCATCCAGTTCTTCCAACCAGTTGGTCTG is part of the Desulfovibrio ferrophilus genome and harbors:
- the pssA gene encoding CDP-diacylglycerol--serine O-phosphatidyltransferase — its product is MSQEKPRPIHKGVYILPNLLTTGSLFSGFLGIMWAIDGRFEACALAILVSAVLDGLDGKVARLTGTASEFGVQFDSLADLVAFGVTPGVMLYLWKLHAFGRLGLMASFLIVICGALRLARFNVASSTSSKKFFIGLPIPAQACIMASFVLFVPFLPESLVPYEPMGLLAMAYVCSFLMVSRVRYASFKEYGFVKAHPFSSMVTVILLFVMVASQPKVLGFLILFGYMLSGPIYTYYLLLRRPSALRNASQKIT
- a CDS encoding phosphatidylserine decarboxylase family protein; its protein translation is MKSPSFGFSREGVPFAALCALLTLSLAFLECATGTAVMFVLTFFVVHFFRDPERVAPKGPGMAISPADGKVCKVGMAKDPITGKQRKVVCVFMNVFSVHVNRAPVDGEVEVIKYFPGKFLNASLDKASEDNERLAMSIRGIEGGDWTVVQIAGLIARRIVCWAEEGDQLARGQRFGLIKFGSRVDLYLPDAYDVSVHVGEQVFAGQTVLARRK